A single region of the Montipora capricornis isolate CH-2021 chromosome 13, ASM3666992v2, whole genome shotgun sequence genome encodes:
- the LOC138028344 gene encoding homeobox protein vab-15-like isoform X1 — protein sequence MYCVTVKRYGRHLSHTKNIGFNIVRSSPLLNEPLMDFHGQKADLSFSIEKILRDDFSYSRPSQTGVLGFQRCRDSFFQPWTSTPSMFRCYSVAYSPYVIMKYLPPQAAASSPHRTATTKLQRQHTIKEHIEEPMDEATTNINKEISKFRYETSQKDNDDTSERKHLQESKTVKCFSEKGQKKKRRNRSHFTQRQLQYLEKIFSRQQYLTRDERTLLARGLEMTELQIRNWFQNRRYQRRHRANEHAKIEKPDCGTAVET from the exons ATGTATTGTGTCACTGTAAAAAGGTATGGCCGACATTTGTCGCACACGAAGAATATA GGCTTTAATATTGTAAGGTCATCACCGCTGTTGAATGAACCCTTAATGGATTTTCACGGACAGAAAGCTGATCTCTCCTTTTCCATCGAAAAGATCTTACGAGACGATTTTTCGTACAGTCGTCCTTCACAAACAGGCGTCTTGGGTTTCCAAAGGTGTCGTGATTCGTTTTTCCAGCCCTGGACGTCAACCCCATCCATGTTTAGATGTTATTCGGTCGCGTATAGCCCTTATGTTATCATGAAGTATTTGCCGCCACAGGCCGCCGCATCCTCACCGCACAGGACCGCAACAACCAAGTTACAGCGACAACACACAATCAAAGAGCACATTGAAGAACCAATGGATGAAGCGACTACAAACATTAATAAGGAAATCTCGAAATTCAGATACGAGACAAGTCAGAAAGACAACG ATGACACTAGCGAAAGAAAACACCTTCAAGAATCAAAAACGGTAAAGTGTTTCAGTGAAAagggacaaaaaaagaaacgaagaaaTCGCAGCCATTTCACCCAGCGTCAACTTCAATATCTGGAGAAAATATTCTCCCGGCAACAGTACCTTACACGCGACGAGCGCACGCTATTGGCGAGGGGTTTGGAAATGACTGAACTTCAAATCAGAAACTGGTTCCAAAACCGGAGATATCAGAGACGGCACCGTGCAAACGAGCACGCTAAGATCGAGAAACCGGACTGCGGCACGGCGGTAGAGACATAA
- the LOC138028344 gene encoding homeobox protein vab-15-like isoform X2, with product MDFHGQKADLSFSIEKILRDDFSYSRPSQTGVLGFQRCRDSFFQPWTSTPSMFRCYSVAYSPYVIMKYLPPQAAASSPHRTATTKLQRQHTIKEHIEEPMDEATTNINKEISKFRYETSQKDNDDTSERKHLQESKTVKCFSEKGQKKKRRNRSHFTQRQLQYLEKIFSRQQYLTRDERTLLARGLEMTELQIRNWFQNRRYQRRHRANEHAKIEKPDCGTAVET from the exons ATGGATTTTCACGGACAGAAAGCTGATCTCTCCTTTTCCATCGAAAAGATCTTACGAGACGATTTTTCGTACAGTCGTCCTTCACAAACAGGCGTCTTGGGTTTCCAAAGGTGTCGTGATTCGTTTTTCCAGCCCTGGACGTCAACCCCATCCATGTTTAGATGTTATTCGGTCGCGTATAGCCCTTATGTTATCATGAAGTATTTGCCGCCACAGGCCGCCGCATCCTCACCGCACAGGACCGCAACAACCAAGTTACAGCGACAACACACAATCAAAGAGCACATTGAAGAACCAATGGATGAAGCGACTACAAACATTAATAAGGAAATCTCGAAATTCAGATACGAGACAAGTCAGAAAGACAACG ATGACACTAGCGAAAGAAAACACCTTCAAGAATCAAAAACGGTAAAGTGTTTCAGTGAAAagggacaaaaaaagaaacgaagaaaTCGCAGCCATTTCACCCAGCGTCAACTTCAATATCTGGAGAAAATATTCTCCCGGCAACAGTACCTTACACGCGACGAGCGCACGCTATTGGCGAGGGGTTTGGAAATGACTGAACTTCAAATCAGAAACTGGTTCCAAAACCGGAGATATCAGAGACGGCACCGTGCAAACGAGCACGCTAAGATCGAGAAACCGGACTGCGGCACGGCGGTAGAGACATAA
- the LOC138028657 gene encoding homeobox protein notochord-like: MDSHKQETGLSFSIENILRDDFPKHRRSEPSSTSLSTDVYDPRSTAPSWSPKAPLLRCYALRYSPIFLRFLPNVQRMGSRLHQVNRVKELILSQHPQRIGEDHLRCDQEKDEERPHELDDYMEENDTDKDSEPDKCFEEKTPPLRKRRNRSHFTQYQLQYLEKIFSRQQYLTRDERTILARGLDMTELQIRNWFQNRRYHKKHRAIEDAKQGNSGSDTSKNGLSNTL; the protein is encoded by the exons ATGGATTCTCACAAACAGGAAACTGGTCTTTCTTTTTCCATTGAAAATATCTTGCGAGACGATTTTCCAAAGCACCGGAGGTCAGAGCCAAGCTCTACGAGTTTGTCAACAGATGTTTATGATCCCAGGTCAACCGCACCAAGCTGGTCGCCAAAAGCACCTCTGCTTCGTTGCTATGCGCTTCGTTACAGtccaatttttttacgatttttgccGAATGTGCAAAGAATGGGCTCAAGGCTTCATCAAGTTAACAGAGTTAAAGAACTTATTTTATCGCAACATCCACAGAGGATAGGAGAAGATCATTTGCGCTGCGATCAGGAAAAAGACGAAGAAAGACCACACGAACTGGATG ATTACATGGAGGAAAATGACACAGATAAAGACTCCGAACCAGATAAGTGCTTTGAGGAAAAAACCCCTCCACTGCGAAAGCGGCGAAATCGCAGTCATTTCACCCAGTATCAACTCCAGTATCTCGAGAAGATATTTTCCCGCCAACAGTATCTGACACGTGACGAACGGACGATTTTAGCGAGGGGTCTGGACATGACCGAACTTCAAATTAGAAACTGGTTTCAAAACCGCAGATACCATAAAAAACACCGTGCGATCGAGGATGCCAAACAGGGAAACTCTGGCTCGGATACTTCGAAGAATGGATTGAGCAACACGTTGTAA